Sequence from the Paralichthys olivaceus isolate ysfri-2021 chromosome 1, ASM2471397v2, whole genome shotgun sequence genome:
GGCCAAAATTCCTGTAACTTAACTCATTATTTCCTAGACTGAGCTTCCAACATGGAAAGttacacatttcaaaatagGATCATTATAgattatataaaacaatatacaaGATGAGAGGTACAGTGGTTTTCACCTGCAAAGGTTAAATACTGAGAAGTTCACTGTACATTATTGTACATGTGCAATGGAAGAGGAAATATTCTGCTCCTTTATGTAAGCCAAAAAACAGtaacacaatgtaaaaatacttaATTACAAGTAAAAGCCGTGCATTCAGAATTTCTATTAAAAGTAGTGTTGTCAGTGAAGTAtaattaaagtattaaaagtaaaagtgctcCTTATGCAGAAAATAATTGTATACCATTGGATTGATTCATGTGTGAGCAGCATTTTACTGTTGTTGTTGGTCAAGGGGAGATTTAGTACTTCAACTTTTGGATATagtcacactgcacacactcatattaCCTCAAATATCACGTTTACCTGTAATATTCACACTATTGTGCCTTTTCGTGACCTTTGATTTGAAAACATGAGATTTccacacaaataaagaaataaagtgtCTAGTTCAGTTATAAACGTGCAACTCTGACAGTGGCAGTGTCCTCATGAACCTGCTGACCTCTTTCAAACCTTGCATAGTATCTCACTATAGGAAACGCCTCCTGGCATGACCATTCACAGAGCTCCTCCTCTGCACAGACCGGCCATCCTGTCCTTCATACTGAAGTTTTGCATTCTTCCACATGAAGATTCTCAGCTGTTCGGACTTCATGGATTTAAACTTAACTGATTTAGTTTGTCTCGGAATTTATATATCTGGCATTATTGTCAGAATTTAGGTCCAGCAAGCtggttctgttttttcttctctgtcacgGCTGCGGCTGCTCATAGAGAAACAGCTGGAGGCTCAAGTGGGGATGTTGTGTCTCGTCTTTGCCGAGTTGCTCGTGGGCTCATCTTGGAGAACGACCCCCATTTTGCTGAGCCAATGTGTAATTTTGTTGACAGTGAGGCAATTCTTCCCACTGTCCAGGCATTACTGGCTCAATTGAGACAAGACTCGAGTTTACAGCCTGCCGTGCTGTtttccttaaaggtccagtgtgtaagatttaggtgagagggaactattggcagaaatataatgtagaataaccctcatgatgttttcactagtacgttaatctaaattgtatgaattgtagttttctgtaccccagaaaaggtcctttatatttaaatactttatatttacatggaggggaccctctctatggaggccaccatgttttttacattagtccagactgaacaaactaaacaccttttgagtttttatgacaactgaagctaccacaggttctttttcatgtttagaaggagagggtgaagtgaggggtgatCAGCTGCAActgaagttgcatgttgaaacactagatatcacaaaatcttacagactggacctttaatactTTGATGCACTGATTCGACTGATAAAATGTGACTTGTGTCTTTGGGGGTCAGCCCTGTTTTCTCCACAGTGACTGGCCTGGAAATTCTCTTGCTCTGACCTCCACAGGTAGAAGCTTAACCTCCCATCTGTTGTAAATGCATTCTTTCACCAGTGCCTGGTATTTACAGAGTTTTGGATTGAATGATTCCTTTTTCCTCACTTCCACTTTGACCACCAGCTCCAGCATGATGATGTTCCTTGTGCTTTTGGACCAGATAAGTAAATCTCCTAGGGGAGATGAGGCATCTTCTGAGGTCTGCTCCTAGTCTGTTCCTGCTCCAAGCCCCCATCATGGGTgccagactctctctctctctctctgcttatGGACGAGTGTTTTGTTCAGCTTCTTGGCCTCAACTTCCAGTTGTGATGGTTTTACTGCCAGGACCTTGTGGCGCCTCCATCTGCACCTTTGCTTTGTGAGTGCTTTCTCACATAATATGTGTTCCAGAGTGACTAGTTCTCCAAACATGTGCAGCTTGGGTCTTGTTTTAGTCCCCACAGGACAATGTTTGTTAGACTTGGGAGAAGGTCATAGATGCTATGGAGGATGAACTTTATCCTGCTGGGCTCCATCTTCCAAATGTCAGCCCACAAATTCTTTCCCTCTCTGACTCATTTCCAGGATGTCCACTTGCCATGCTTTCTCATTTGGACTGCTTGGGTTTGCCTCCCCTCAGCCTCCATCTGCCTGATTTTTGTTTGGACGAGGTTCCTGCTCTCCTATGGGCCTCAGTACAACAGTGTCTCACAGCCAGTGTCCTGGCATCCTTTTGCTACTGCCCTACTGAAGTTGCTGGCCACGTTACCAGCGTACAGATCTTGATTCCAGGTTCCCTGAACTTAACATCTGTGCAGTCTCACAGCACGATGACCTGGCTTGCCAAGGTCACCTGAAATTCTTCAGTTATGCCTCAAAATGGCAGCTGAAGCTTTGTCCTACTTGTGTATATTCAAGATCAGGTTGAGGTCAGGAGGAGCCAGAGAAGTTTATTTGTCAGCTTCTCTGTCATCCAAGGTGTTTCTTCATTGTTGTAGTGCTTAGCTTATGGAGCCATTGATGAGGTCAAGAACAGATCAGTCACGTTGCTTTTGTTCTCATTTGTCTCTTGATGATCTGTGCAAGGACTGTTACTCTTTAGAATCACCTGATGGCTCAGCTGTTACTGAAACCGCTCTGTTGACACGCAAGTTCATTACTGTTATGTTGTCCATGACGACAGGAGGGAATAGGTTGGCACATCAGGAGGTATGCTAACTGGTATTCTTACAGAGTTGTGAGAGGATCGATAGCACTCTGTCTGGACGGTTAAATACTGTATGTAGCTATAGCTAGAGATGGTTAGCTTGTCAAGAGTGCAAAAAAAGAAGTTTGGCAAATAAACCACAAATCATATCAAACTGTGTCCTGATGGTCACCTCATACTTCACCATATTTAATGCAAAGACTAAAGGATAGACTAAAGAGTTTTTGATTGATGACTGCTGCATTTTCATGCTGATAAACACTGTTACCTCAAGATTTAACCCAAATCTGATGTTATTATTTCACCTAAAGTAGTATCAACACATACTCTAACATTCATTCATGTATCTGTTCAGGCCGGTGGCAGTGAGGCAGCGTATTTCTTGGCGCTTGGCTGCCTGGGGAATCCCTCTGCCCTGCAACATCCAGCTGCTGGCTGTCCAGAGGGCCAGGACTCAGGCTGAGCGGAAGAAGCTGAGCCGCAGCTCCCTCCACAGGCAGAATTTAGCCAAGCTGCGATTCTCCCCAGCAGAGAAGCGCTACGGCCACTTCAAGCAGCCCTGCCAGCGCCTCTACAACTACTAACAAGCAGTAGTGAAACTGCTTTGTGAGAGAGGGTGTGTCTCAGGTTGCCTCCACCACAGCCCAGTGAGCAGCATGGTGCCTCGACTCTGAAATACTCTGGTTTCACTGCAACACTGtaacagtttttcattttgactttaACGTTGGCAGCCATCACATCTGAAAATGCTGAGAACAATGAACCTCGATCTCCTGATATCATGAGCGACCGTCAGTTCctcacaaaacattaaaaaacgtGTGAAGTTACTATTCAAAGATAGGCACGTGTACATTTTGGATGAGAACATTTGAGTTGTGTGACTTGTTTGGATTGTTTTGGTGTGAAGTTATTACTTTTGAAATGTGTGACACTGTTCTAATTAGAAAAAATCTTTCCTGTAGAATTCTTTGCTCTGACGTATGATGCAGTTTGATGCTGGCAGACTGAGTGGTTAGTCCACGGTTGTATTCTATGTGATTTATATTATGTGCCTTAGCTTTAGATGTTCTTGTGACAAGTATATTAATGGCTACTTTCATACCATGTGCACCTGTACAGTATCCATATCATGTGAAATATTATCTCTGAATTCCCTAAGATGAATGTTATTTGTTTGCAATAGATTCCTTTTAGGGGATAATTACAAAACCACTGTTAAAGTTTTGTATTAAGTGTACCGTTTTGTATTTTGATGGTACCCACTTTTTTCAATCCACgcaaattgtttatttttgacTCACACGTGTAAATACAGTTGAATATTATGTTTTTCTATTTCgtgtgtatttataaaaatgtacaaaaaaacgTCAAATAAATCTTGTTTTCTTAAGCTGGTTTCTGTTTATTATGGCAGTACAAACATGCACAGGTCTCTTCAAACTCAatttatgattttctttttaaaaatacaaagaaacagTCATGTATTGACATTTACCTGTAAATTTATCAGTATATTCAAGCTGCATTAAATCACTATTcctaataaaataatgaatgaattgatgTGACCTGTGTGCAGAAATTTGACACTGAGCTTCATTACTAATGTAACTTTCTACAGCATTGAAGATTTAAGCTTCTTTGACTATTACATTTAAGACCTGTAGTATCTCTGAGGTTTTTTAAGTAAAGTGAAAACCTTTTAAGACTTGAAAATATAATTGATCATTATTAATAGGACCTGTCATTTTCGAAGGTGACGAATCTTTCCCATGAACCTGTTCACTTGCTCTGGGTTGACTGCATTGGCCCAGTGGCCACTCTCCTTGAAATGAGAACCGATGATCATTCCATTTGCATCAAGATAGCGTTCCATGTTGTCATAGGTGACTCCAGAGCCAATCAGCACTGGGATTCTCACAGACTGGGAAACCGCTGCAAAAGCAAAGAAACAGCAAAtcaccttttttaaatattaaaaatattaatttcagCAATATCAAGTCATCCAAAAGCTTTATTGAATACCCAGCTCTCACCAACTCATGTTCATTGATGCATTTTAGATCTAATCATACAAAATGTACAGTACAGAGTTAAAACCAAATGTGCAAACTGCATCTAACGTCATGTCAGTGTAGCTCAGTGTAGCATTCTGCACCTGTCTCCACTGTGTCTGTAGTACTGGTGAGAGGGGGCTTAACCAAGAGAGACTGTGATACACCCAGTGATCTTTGCACACAGCAGAGTCCAACCTCCATTCAGGCGTGTGAACTCTGACCAGAGGCTGCAAGTTTAGGTTCACAAGAgagtgaacgtgtgtgtgtgtgtgtgtgtgtgtgtgtgtgtgtgtgtgtgtgtgtgtgtgtgtgtgtgtgtgtgtgctccaagTGTTTACTGTCGTGCATGTGGTGTTGGAAGCTTCTTAAAATAACATAGTGTTGCTATGTGAGGGACACTGTCCTGATTTCAGACCAACTGACCCTTGGCAGATACAGACCTGGGGATCTTTTACCACAGCCCACAGATTAATCCAGTGAAGAATTTGAATTATGGTGGTAGGCTACCATGGAAAAATACtccattaaaagtaaaaaatacttcATTTTACTTTAGTAGTAAAAGGTCAATGTAGTCAAGAATTTAAAGTCCAGGTGCTTAGGTAACATTTGGGCCATTTTggaattgatttattattatctgaTCCACAATTAACATATAGGCAGTATTATTGATTATCTACTGCATCACATTTTTAGGCTGCTTATATGTTTTGCGCAAAAGAACATTTAAGTAAATTATTAagtgaatttatttattaagtaAACAATTTGATTTTCTTATATATACGAAAAGATACTTACCACAAGTATAAGACTGAAGACAGTCCATtgggcaacaaaaaaaactaaatacaactttGACCAGATAATGTTCATACTGTGAACACATTAACAAATAGTGGCCTTTTCACTCATTGAGTGGATATGGAGCAACATTAGCATAATTTCATGTGTCTGTTCATCAATAATCCAATATGTCCAATATTGACTCTTCTTTTAGCTTTGTTTTGGTCTCTTGAACTGTTCAGAGGTCCTCTCTGTTCATCAGTTACTGACTAACTTTGTCTGTCTGCTTGGGGCTGATAAACAGTGGGTCAATCTGAGCTTTTGTTCTTAAATCAGTGGAAACTTCTAGAAGAGGCAAAAAAACTAGGGCAGAGGACAATAGACTAAACGGGTGCTAAATCTCTGTGGGTTTGTTGCTATGAGCGATATCTGTCAAGCTACACATCATACGACATCACATCTTTTTTCATTGTTCTTTTTCATGGAAGACACTTGTCACAGTAAAAAGCACAGGTCTTACTAACATTGGCTGGAATCTATTCAATTGTTCCATGAGGCCATGACAGTGAGCCAGTGTGCACAACGCTTGGacactgaaactgaagcagcgtCATGGAATTCAGCTGTCTTGCTAAGTGCACCTGAAACTGTATGTGTCAGAAAAGGAATTTGACTAAATCACGGTGAACCACTGGAAATGTGGTGGAGGTTTATAAAGTTACACCAAATGAAAGTACTCAGCACAAGAAaatcttttctttgtgtctttcctCAACTTGACTTTCCTTAGATCCAGTCATCATTCATGCCGACACGGATGAAGCATGATTCAGTGGTCCTCTCATGAACGGTATTCAGACTGTGTGTGcttctgcatgtgtgcacactACAATAATGATGGCAACTGTTGAGCACAATCTTCTGGAAATGAGTCAATCGTCAACTCTACAAGTATTGGAATGAGTAATGTGTATTCTGTGTATACTGCTCAGTATTCACTGGGAGGCTGACGACCACCATCAccttcacctccaccaccaAGGCAACAGCTACCCTGTGCTGAGGCTCCTCTCCAGCCTGATGGAACAACTCTTTAACCTCCCAGAGGAGTTCAGGCTTCATATCATTCATATCCATTGACACTTCACtgaatatactgtgtgtgtgtgtgtgtgtgtgtgtactttgagaagaccattttgagcatagactcgacagagtgaggacattttggctgatcCTCACTTTGTTGAAgggttgtttgagggttaagacttggttttaggctTCTGgttagaatgtgtgtgtgtgtgtgtgtgtgtgtctgtgtgtgtgtgtgtgtgtgccatatTGGGTGCCTGCTGACCTGTGTCCTGTCCTATAACCAATGTGGACATAACACTACGGTCAGGAACTCTGGTGATCGTGCCCTCTACTGGACAGACTATGCAGTGACTTAAATTCACTATATACTGAATGAGGTGGtggtgtttctccacatttattttacattttataaactGCAGATGATTGATTGAAATGATCACAGCTAACTCACTACATCAATGGTGAAACATCAGTTATAGCCATATGTTACTGTCCAAAAGTAAATTGAAAGCTCAAGGCTGACTTGATGAACGTTTTTGTGGCAGTACCTTTGAGCTCACATGGGTCAGCCTCTGCACCAGTGGCCACTCCTGTGATGATGAGTCCATCAGAGAGGAAGAACTCTGCAGCACGGGCCGTCTCCTCAATGCTCACATCTGACGTCAGGGCATGGGAGCTGGGGACAAACACATACAATGTACATACACAAGGATGCACAGACTTAGTAAAACTAGTTGGGATTAAAACTGAGACTAACTCTGAACTCAAGTACAtaacaaaaatctaaattagaATACAATGTAAACACTTAATACACTCTTTTGGGGCAAAATGTATAGccaacattaaatataaaaatataaagcaatGATTCTAGGATGTTGATATGAAACCCTCatgataaagaaatgtaattgaggcttgatattttatagtttaCCAAAAACTTGACTTTAAtacatataaatgaataaaaacacaaatacaaccgtatattagaacttgaattaaggacataaattatattttgtttcacgtaaaatgtaaacataattgcacatcttttctgcattgtttattctttaAAACAAAGGTTTTCAAATTGGCAAACATAAAAGcaaaatgtctgtgaaaggctcatattgaCCGATATTATTGACCCAGTTGGTCAGGCTACTAAAACAATATGTATTAACACCCTAGAAAACTCACTCTCTTactaaaaatgaagaaaagacatttttctctctttaacttTGATTTAATCGATAGTACACGAGATGAATTGTTCATCATTTTACACAAAATCCTTActttttcaataaataatatGTTTCCTGCACAAGcctctgtcttttatttttactgagAAAATGTAATGTGTGAGATCCTTCATATTCTTATTAGTTAATAATAAGTTAATTCtcatatatattaataaaatatatagacaaatacaacaaatgaaataatggCTGGCTGAgatgaaaactaaaataaaatctaGTTGTCTCAGGGATAAAACGTAGCTGTACTTCGAATATAGAATAATTGGGGGAACTTACGACAAGTGTCGACAATGAAGACACATGGAAAATAACTGCTGACAAAACTAATGCTACCTTCATTATTAGTTGCATCCCTGAAAACTGCAAACAGAGTAAGAAACACACTAAACTATCTGTCTATCAGGCCGTATCTGTCTATCAGGCCGTACCTGGAAATCTCTTTCATTTAGCAGCATTACTGAACTATAAGAAATTTGGTGAACGGGTTTTATTCTTACATATGTGAGCGATAATACGACTGAAgggtttttcattttaacacttCAGTCCAACGTTTCCCCTGCAGCGGTTTTGATAATAGATTTATCAAACTACAGATTTGAATTTGGTGAAACCCTTTAGACCTAATTGGCAGCCAAACTAAagctacagaaaaacaaaaaaatacattaaatctCCCCaactaatgttttatttccagtcAAAAAACTGTCTGTCTGGATCTTCATTTAGTGACAGTAAGGCACtggatcagttaaaaaaaagtgaagtagTCCTAAGTCAACAGCTACAGTTTTAtgtgtaaaacatgttttcagttaCTTGTTGTGTATCAGTGGCTTTTCTGCTGTTAACTTTCTGATCACACTGTGCAGACGATGACCTCACCTGTGCTTCTTTTTGATGTCAGTGAAGATCTGCACATGCTCAGCTCCGATCTGTTTGCGGTACCTCAGTAACTCTCCAGCACAAGCATTCAAGAGGCCCTCATCAGCCacatgagaaaagacaaaacccTCCGCCCTGATGAAATCCATACCTGTGATCATACAAAAACATTAGAATGGTATAGTTTACTAACTGGTGGCCGCTGTATTGAGTACAGCTGATATCTGACAAGCAAGTATCTGGTCTTTTTCAGGAACAACAACACACCATTAATAAGAATGAGTTACCAGACAGTGACATCAGTtgctgtgatgtttgtttgtctatttAAACATTGGCAGTGATAACACATGACTGGAGGtctttgttctgttctgttctacaAGCTTCAACTCCAGATGACTTCAACCTTGTAAGAATAGGTTTGTTGGTGTAAAGTATGAACCTGAAGCCAGAGCTACGGCCAATGCCTGCTGGTTGGCAGAAGACAGAATTTGGACTCCGAGCGGCATGCTCGGACAGACGCTTCTCACAGCAGTGCACACGGCAGTCATACATGCGCACACCTCAGGGCCCAATGAGAATGAGTAAGGGATGTCGTGCATGTTCTCAATGATCAGACCATCCTGGGAGAAGAGGTTACAATGAATGGTTTATCAGGTCACAGTTAAGATTTGTAAAAAAATGATTACCGGTTTGCCAGGTGACAGTTAAAATacataaggacacaatgtgagaTAACTTACAATCCCTGCATCACGGTAGATTGATGCCTCCCTGCACGCCTCCTCAATgatctgtgacattttcataCAACCCAGGGGGGTGCCTGAGGAAAATGAGAAAGTGTTCACATACAGCAGAATCCATCAAAAACGATAGCGCCTCGATTTACAACCCTACAATCTAACTAAGTACATTTGAAGTACTTATACTGTCATTTCATTCCACTTTGCACTTTTACTCCTCCGCAATTCAGAGACATAAACCTACTGTAAAGTAAGAATGTTTCTTAGATATTAATGCATGGCTAAAGACAATTTAAtgctataatatataatatatgcaGGATAACATTCTCATGAGGCCATTTTCATGCATTAGGTATTTCTTACACTTAAGTATATTATACCTaataaaaaaactatattttgtAACAGTGATtggtattattattttacttctaTTATTTCCTCCACCATTGGAAACATGTGAACACAGGTGATTGTGATCTTACCTGGTAAGGCTTTGACATGGATCATTCCAATAACCACAGACTTTAATCGTCCAAAAAGATCCAAAAACTTCATCTTGTCGTTTCAGTGAAGCGATCGGGGACCAAAGTACAAAacctttttgtgtgtgcgttttaAACATGGCGATCACGTAACTGGCCAAAGGTCAAAAAAATATCACCGTCGTCAAAATCTACCCAAAGCGTTGATGCAGAAAATCAGCATCCACTAATAACACCGCATCTCGAtccaaaataaaacttaaaaaaaaaaaaagttttacaaagTAGGATGTGAGGACTCCTATAAAACCCGCGCTGTGAATGGGGCGTCCCCAGCAGACACATCCGCAGGTTAGCATAGTTCACGTTTCGCTGAATATCAGACAGTGACAGCGGCTGAGAACCCTGTTCCGACTCCACACAACGACAAGCCGTGGTTACTTCTCACCATTTCTGCCCTGTGCTGTGTTATTCCACCTCGAATCCCCAGAACCGCGCTTTTGTTTACATCTGACAGACTAGCCACGCGGTGCTCGGGCACTTCCGGTTACTAAGCCCCGCCCCCAGCAGCTGTCACCACACGCCTCCTGTTTGTCTGCTAAAATACAAACTTGATTTCGCCGCCGTGTGACGCCTCGCATAGAAGATGATCGACGTATAGCCTCTGTGCGTCCGCTGCGGGTGTGAGAGCTGCGGATTGAGGAGCTGGAGCCGAGCCGTAAAAGACGCGCTGAGGTTGGAGGTTTAGCGCCAAGTCCGAGCTACTCCTCCCTACAAGGCGCCAGCTCAGAGGAACCAGCCCGGCCTGAgacacactcgcacacaaagagctgctgcgAGGGTGAGCCGCCGGGGACCCAGCACTGAGTCCACACCTTGCCtgtgttcccccccccccagacgCGAGTGAACTTCAAGGGCCGAATCCTGAGGTGAGTGGACGAAGCGGCGCTTTGTCGAGTTAGTTGGGTTTAGCTAGTTTCTGCCGCAGCTAAAGCTCCAGTAAACATGCTGCGGTCAGACAGTGGACCCA
This genomic interval carries:
- the LOC109625046 gene encoding uncharacterized protein F13E9.13, mitochondrial, yielding MKFLDLFGRLKSVVIGMIHVKALPGTPLGCMKMSQIIEEACREASIYRDAGIDGLIIENMHDIPYSFSLGPEVCACMTAVCTAVRSVCPSMPLGVQILSSANQQALAVALASGMDFIRAEGFVFSHVADEGLLNACAGELLRYRKQIGAEHVQIFTDIKKKHSSHALTSDVSIEETARAAEFFLSDGLIITGVATGAEADPCELKAVSQSVRIPVLIGSGVTYDNMERYLDANGMIIGSHFKESGHWANAVNPEQVNRFMGKIRHLRK